One Deinococcus ruber DNA window includes the following coding sequences:
- a CDS encoding SDR family NAD(P)-dependent oxidoreductase codes for MSTLVLGATGGIGSAVARGWKDDRLWLSGRDDAKLNALAAELGATPLRADLGYESHIKTLFAGLETPLDTVVYAAGSAYPEALNAATPDAVRRVWNANYFGALWVLKYGLPTLAAGGRMYFIGARPELVTVRGFSQYAASKAALSSLLQVARVEARGKTLTLVLPPAVETALWEQVGRTPKGAMSAETVAGALIADRAGEGQAELKVD; via the coding sequence ATGTCAACACTGGTCTTAGGAGCAACGGGCGGAATCGGTTCGGCAGTGGCACGCGGTTGGAAAGACGACCGGCTGTGGCTGAGCGGGCGCGACGACGCGAAACTGAATGCGCTGGCTGCCGAACTGGGAGCTACGCCGCTGCGGGCCGACCTGGGGTATGAAAGCCACATCAAAACACTGTTCGCAGGGCTGGAAACGCCGCTGGACACCGTTGTGTATGCGGCAGGGTCGGCTTACCCGGAAGCGCTGAACGCCGCCACGCCGGACGCCGTGCGCCGCGTATGGAACGCCAACTATTTCGGGGCGCTGTGGGTGCTGAAATACGGCCTGCCCACCCTGGCAGCAGGCGGGCGAATGTACTTCATCGGAGCGCGGCCCGAACTGGTCACGGTGCGCGGCTTCTCACAGTACGCGGCGAGCAAGGCGGCGCTGAGCAGCCTGCTGCAAGTCGCCAGAGTCGAGGCACGCGGCAAGACCCTGACGCTGGTCCTGCCGCCCGCCGTCGAAACGGCCCTGTGGGAGCAGGTGGGCCGCACCCCCAAAGGAGCCATGAGCGCCGAAACGGTGGCAGGCGCACTCATCGCGGATAGGGCGGGAGAAGGGCAGGCAGAGCTGAAGGTGGACTGA
- the hpf gene encoding ribosome hibernation-promoting factor, HPF/YfiA family, whose product MHIYKLSGRNVEVTEALRDYVESKLTRLDRYSGQITDARVTLTVRDVRDAGRRNRVEVQLNVPHGIIRAEEHHADMYAAIDHASDVLERQLRKFKTRYLKQREDNSEAAELETPVLPPLSLDDVSEFRPEIVRQKRFEMRPMTPEDAAAQMEALGHDFYVFISASSNGCGVVYRRKDGHYGLIEPKL is encoded by the coding sequence GTGCATATCTACAAGCTGTCCGGGCGAAACGTCGAGGTCACTGAAGCGCTGCGCGATTACGTCGAGAGCAAGTTGACGCGCCTGGACCGATACAGTGGTCAGATTACCGACGCACGTGTGACGCTGACTGTCCGTGATGTGCGTGACGCGGGACGCCGCAACCGGGTCGAGGTGCAGCTCAATGTGCCGCACGGCATCATCCGGGCCGAGGAACACCACGCCGACATGTACGCCGCCATCGACCACGCTTCGGATGTGCTGGAGCGCCAGCTCCGCAAGTTCAAGACCCGTTACCTGAAGCAGCGCGAAGACAACAGCGAGGCCGCCGAGCTGGAAACCCCGGTGCTGCCGCCGCTGTCGCTGGACGATGTCAGCGAGTTTCGCCCGGAAATCGTGCGCCAGAAGCGCTTCGAGATGCGTCCTATGACGCCGGAAGACGCCGCCGCACAGATGGAAGCGCTTGGACACGACTTCTACGTATTCATCTCGGCCAGCAGCAACGGCTGCGGCGTGGTGTACCGCCGCAAAGACGGCCACTACGGACTGATCGAACCGAAACTGTAG
- the ribF gene encoding riboflavin biosynthesis protein RibF gives MKTYISPAQRPDTETVVAVGSFDGMHLGHQALLARLKERARHYRVPSVVYTFDPPTRVLMQGVEFLSTLPEKLDLLTRYGIDEVVAVPFTTEFAARPKDAFLDDLRTLRPRALVIGEDFHFGKGRAGGLDDLKTVCSDVVALPMHSLGGEDIKSTRIREMLRLGDVEGAARFLGRHYDAQGVVVQGDQLGRTIGYPTANIRVPDGKALPLGVFAAKTITEQGTFGGMANVGYRPTVNGKELRFEVNLFDFSGDLYGQEVQVKFWSFLRGEQRFGGLDELKAQLAHDALTARERLV, from the coding sequence TTGAAAACCTACATCTCCCCTGCCCAGCGGCCCGATACCGAAACGGTGGTGGCGGTCGGGTCGTTCGACGGCATGCATCTGGGGCATCAGGCGCTGCTGGCCCGCCTGAAAGAACGCGCCCGGCATTACCGCGTGCCCAGCGTGGTCTACACCTTCGACCCGCCCACCCGCGTGCTGATGCAGGGCGTGGAATTTCTGTCCACGCTGCCCGAAAAGCTCGATCTGCTGACGCGCTACGGCATCGATGAAGTGGTCGCTGTGCCGTTTACCACCGAGTTCGCGGCCCGCCCCAAAGACGCCTTTCTCGACGACCTGCGAACGCTGCGCCCCCGCGCCCTGGTGATCGGAGAGGATTTTCATTTCGGCAAGGGGCGGGCCGGAGGACTGGACGACCTGAAAACCGTGTGCAGCGACGTGGTGGCGCTGCCGATGCACAGTCTGGGCGGCGAAGATATCAAGAGCACCCGTATCCGCGAGATGCTGCGGCTGGGCGACGTGGAGGGAGCCGCCCGCTTTCTGGGCCGCCACTACGACGCACAGGGCGTGGTGGTGCAGGGCGATCAGCTGGGGCGCACCATCGGCTACCCCACCGCCAACATCCGCGTACCCGACGGCAAAGCGCTGCCGCTGGGCGTATTTGCCGCCAAGACGATCACCGAGCAGGGCACCTTCGGCGGCATGGCGAATGTCGGCTACCGCCCTACCGTCAACGGCAAGGAGCTGCGCTTCGAGGTCAATCTGTTCGACTTCAGCGGCGACCTATACGGGCAGGAGGTGCAGGTGAAATTCTGGAGCTTTCTGCGGGGCGAGCAGCGTTTCGGCGGGCTGGACGAGTTGAAGGCTCAGCTTGCACACGACGCCCTGACTGCGCGGGAACGGCTGGTATAA
- a CDS encoding NUDIX domain-containing protein, translating into MTSTPENTTVLYDGHIVRLELQDNKWEIVRHKSAVCILALNEHGQMLCVRQMRRAIGQHSVEAPAGLIDEGETPEQAARRELQEETGLDADMELLTRFYSSPGFCDEELYVFRANNMRESRLPMDDDEEIEVLWLTPGEVLSRLKDGTLVGSASTVTAALFAQQALAGQP; encoded by the coding sequence ATGACCAGCACGCCGGAAAACACCACCGTCCTCTACGACGGACACATCGTTCGACTGGAACTTCAGGACAACAAATGGGAGATCGTGCGCCATAAGAGCGCCGTGTGCATCCTGGCGCTGAACGAGCACGGGCAGATGCTGTGCGTGCGTCAGATGCGCCGGGCCATCGGTCAGCACAGCGTCGAGGCTCCGGCGGGCCTGATCGATGAGGGCGAAACCCCCGAGCAGGCCGCCCGCCGCGAACTTCAGGAGGAAACGGGTCTGGACGCCGACATGGAACTGCTGACGCGTTTTTACAGCAGCCCCGGCTTCTGCGACGAGGAACTGTACGTGTTCCGGGCCAACAATATGCGCGAGTCGCGGCTGCCGATGGACGACGACGAAGAAATCGAAGTGCTGTGGCTGACTCCCGGTGAAGTGTTGTCTCGCCTGAAAGACGGCACGCTGGTCGGCAGCGCCTCGACCGTGACTGCGGCGCTGTTTGCCCAGCAGGCGCTGGCGGGTCAGCCTTGA
- a CDS encoding AAA family ATPase, translated as MKGAVLLLSGVPGTGKSSLAQAWLRTFPRGLHLPVDTLRELVVSGIAHPSLSADPEAARQFALARRVAFSAAALYAHAGFAVAIDDVIWPHDPDALSAELLGGLSVSRLFLTAQLETVLERNRTRTGKPFEPEMLEPIIRVLHASMNPADFAAAGWQIISSEGKALAHTLETVLKNGAPSRVWERSAAGLESEV; from the coding sequence ATGAAGGGAGCTGTTCTGCTGCTGTCGGGTGTGCCGGGCACCGGAAAATCGTCGCTGGCACAGGCGTGGCTGCGTACCTTCCCGCGTGGTCTGCATCTGCCGGTCGATACCCTGCGCGAACTGGTGGTGTCGGGCATTGCCCACCCGTCGCTCAGCGCCGATCCCGAGGCCGCCCGTCAGTTTGCGCTGGCCCGCCGGGTCGCCTTTTCTGCCGCCGCGCTGTACGCCCATGCAGGCTTTGCCGTCGCCATCGATGATGTGATCTGGCCGCATGACCCGGACGCGCTGAGCGCCGAACTGCTGGGCGGCCTGAGCGTCTCACGCCTCTTTCTGACAGCCCAGCTGGAAACCGTGCTGGAACGCAACCGAACCCGGACAGGCAAGCCGTTCGAGCCTGAAATGCTGGAACCGATCATCCGGGTGCTGCATGCTTCGATGAATCCGGCAGACTTCGCGGCGGCAGGCTGGCAGATTATCAGCAGCGAAGGGAAAGCGCTCGCTCATACGCTGGAAACTGTTCTAAAAAACGGCGCTCCTTCCCGTGTATGGGAAAGGAGCGCCGCTGGCCTTGAATCTGAAGTCTAG